From Brassica oleracea var. oleracea cultivar TO1000 chromosome C3, BOL, whole genome shotgun sequence, a single genomic window includes:
- the LOC106332816 gene encoding flavonol synthase 3-like, giving the protein MDVPIVDLSNPNEDLVARAVVKASEEWGIFQVVNHGIPPELMRRLKEVGTEFFELPETEKEAVAKPEDSMDVEGYRTKYQKDLEGRNAWVDHLFHRIWPPSRVSYRFWPKLPMDYREVHEDYAKHLKKLSEKIMEWLSEGLGLRREALIEGLGGETVEYLMKINYYPPCHDQDLVIGAPDHTDVNGITFLVANEALGLQAFKDNHWIDVKYTTSGIIVIVGDQFHRMSNGKYMSAKHRATMDKEKTRISWPVFVESSLDHEFAPLRELITGEDNAPKFKPYVYKDFKFRKLKKLPLD; this is encoded by the exons AAGAATGGGGAATTTTCCAGGTGGTTAACCACGGGATCCCGCCGGAGCTGATGCGGCGGTTGAAAGAAGTTGGGACAGAGTTCTTCGAGCTTCCCGAGACGGAGAAGGAAGCCGTCGCGAAGCCAGAAGACTCCATGGACGTAGAAGGATACAGAACCAAGTACCAGAAAGATCTAGAAGGTAGAAACGCATGGGTCGATCATCTCTTTCACCGCATTTGGCCCCCGTCCAGAGTCAGTTACAGATTCTGGCCTAAGCTTCCTATGGATTACAG GGAGGTGCATGAGGATTACGCAAAACACCTTAAGAAACTATCGGAGAAAATCATGGAATGGCTATCAGAGGGGTTAGGTTTACGACGTGAGGCATTGATAGAAGGTTTAGGCGGCGAAACGGTGGAATATTTAATGAAGATCAATTACTATCCGCCGTGTCATGATCAAGATTTGGTCATAGGAGCTCCTGATCACACTGATGTCAATGGTATCACATTCCTAGTTGCTAATGAAGCGTTAGGGCTTCAGGCGTTCAAAGATAATCACTGGATCGACGTCAAATATACCACTTCCGGAATCATCGTCATCGTTGGCGACCAATTCCAT AGGATGAGTAATGGGAAGTATATGAGTGCAAAGCATCGAGCGACGATGGATAAAGAGAAGACGAGAATATCATGGCCGGTTTTTGTGGAATCTAGCCTTGATCACGAGTTTGCACCTTTGCGGGAGCTGATAACTGGCGAAGATAATGCTCCTAAGTTCAAGCCTTATGTCTACAAAGACTTCAAATTTCGTAAGCTTAAGAAGCTTCCTCTCGACTGA